One Thauera sp. K11 DNA window includes the following coding sequences:
- the hisC gene encoding histidinol-phosphate transaminase has product MSRYWSAVVHGLTPYVPGEQPKLDKLVKLNTNEHPCGPSPKALEAIRAATGDTLRLYPDPNADALKAALAKRYRLQPEQIFVGNGSDEVLAHAFMALLKHDRPLWFPDITYSFYPVYCSLYDVEHRTIPLAEDYSIRVEDYLPRGDDRAGALIFPNPNAPTGRLLALADVERIVAANPEAVVVIDEAYVDFGGDSAIALVDRHPNLLVTHTFSKSRSLAGLRVGFAAGHASLIEALERVKNSFNSYPLDRLAIAGAVASVEDEDYFQESCRKVIATREVLVSRMAALGFEVLPSAANFIFARHPRRDGAELAAELRKRAIIVRHFRAPRIDQFLRITVGTDEQCAILVDALKEILGC; this is encoded by the coding sequence ATGAGCCGCTACTGGAGCGCCGTCGTCCACGGCCTGACCCCCTATGTGCCGGGCGAGCAGCCCAAGCTGGACAAGCTCGTCAAGCTCAACACCAACGAGCACCCCTGCGGCCCGTCGCCGAAGGCCCTGGAAGCCATCCGCGCCGCCACCGGCGATACCCTGCGCCTTTACCCGGACCCGAACGCGGACGCGCTGAAGGCGGCACTGGCGAAGCGCTACCGGCTGCAGCCGGAGCAGATCTTCGTCGGCAACGGCTCGGACGAGGTGCTCGCGCACGCCTTCATGGCGCTGCTCAAGCATGACCGCCCGCTGTGGTTCCCGGACATCACCTACAGCTTCTATCCGGTCTACTGCAGCCTGTATGACGTGGAGCACCGCACGATCCCGCTTGCGGAGGATTACTCGATCCGGGTGGAGGACTACCTGCCGCGGGGCGACGACCGCGCCGGGGCGCTCATCTTCCCCAACCCCAACGCGCCCACCGGCCGGCTGCTCGCGCTGGCGGACGTCGAACGCATCGTCGCCGCCAATCCGGAGGCGGTGGTGGTGATCGACGAGGCTTATGTGGATTTCGGCGGCGACAGCGCGATCGCCCTGGTCGACCGCCACCCCAACCTGCTGGTGACCCACACTTTCTCCAAGAGCCGCTCGCTCGCCGGCCTGCGCGTGGGCTTCGCCGCCGGCCATGCGTCGCTGATCGAGGCGCTCGAGCGAGTCAAGAACAGCTTCAACTCCTATCCCCTGGATCGGCTGGCGATCGCAGGAGCGGTCGCGTCAGTGGAAGACGAGGATTACTTCCAGGAAAGCTGCCGCAAGGTCATCGCTACCCGCGAGGTTCTGGTTTCGCGGATGGCCGCACTCGGCTTCGAGGTCCTGCCGTCGGCAGCCAACTTCATCTTCGCCCGCCATCCGCGGCGCGACGGTGCCGAACTGGCGGCGGAGTTGAGGAAGCGCGCGATCATCGTGCGCCACTTCCGGGCACCGAGGATCGACCAGTTCCTGCGCATCACGGTCGGGACGGACGAGCAGTGCGCAATCCTGGTGGATGCGCTGAAGGAAATCCTCGGTTGCTGA
- the hisB gene encoding imidazoleglycerol-phosphate dehydratase HisB: MRQADVTRNTLETRISVRIDLDGTGKGVLNTGVPFLDHMLDQIVRHGLIDLEVHCEGDTHIDDHHTVEDVGITIGQAFARALGDKKGVRRYGHAYVPLDEALSRVVVDFSGRPGLHYFVDYTRARIGNFDVDLVREFFQGFVNHAGVTLHIDNLRGDNAHHQCETVFKAFARALRMAAERDERAAGVIPSTKGAL; the protein is encoded by the coding sequence ATGCGGCAAGCCGACGTCACACGCAACACCCTCGAAACCCGGATCTCGGTGCGCATCGATCTCGATGGCACCGGCAAGGGCGTGCTCAACACCGGCGTTCCCTTCCTCGACCACATGCTCGACCAGATCGTGCGCCACGGCCTGATCGATCTCGAGGTCCATTGCGAGGGCGACACCCACATCGACGATCACCATACGGTCGAAGACGTCGGCATCACGATCGGCCAAGCTTTCGCCCGGGCGCTCGGCGACAAGAAGGGCGTGCGCCGCTACGGCCATGCCTACGTGCCGCTCGACGAGGCGCTGTCGCGCGTGGTGGTGGATTTTTCCGGCCGCCCCGGACTGCACTATTTCGTGGATTACACGCGTGCGCGCATCGGCAACTTCGACGTGGATCTCGTGCGCGAGTTCTTCCAGGGGTTCGTCAATCACGCCGGCGTGACGCTGCACATCGACAACCTGCGCGGCGACAACGCACATCACCAGTGCGAGACGGTGTTCAAGGCGTTCGCCCGCGCGCTGCGCATGGCCGCCGAGCGCGACGAGCGTGCGGCAGGCGTGATTCCGTCCACCAAAGGCGCGCTCTGA
- the hisH gene encoding imidazole glycerol phosphate synthase subunit HisH, translated as MTSVAIIDYGMGNLRSVAKAIEHVAPGHDVFVTSDPARVAAASRVVFPGQGAMPDCMRELDLRGLRPAVLEAAAAKPFLGICIGEQMLFDHSAEGDVPGLGILRGEVLRFPDERMVAADGARLKVPHMGWNEVWRSAPHALWEGIADGERFYFVHSYYVEPADSADAAAHTDYGVRFTSAVARANIFAVQFHPEKSASAGLRLLANFVQWAP; from the coding sequence ATGACCTCAGTGGCCATCATCGATTACGGCATGGGCAACCTGCGCTCCGTCGCCAAGGCGATCGAGCATGTCGCGCCCGGCCACGACGTGTTCGTGACTTCCGACCCGGCGCGCGTCGCCGCGGCGTCCAGGGTCGTGTTCCCGGGACAGGGCGCGATGCCCGACTGCATGCGCGAGCTGGATCTGCGCGGCCTGCGGCCGGCGGTGCTCGAGGCGGCGGCGGCGAAACCCTTCCTCGGCATCTGCATCGGCGAGCAGATGCTGTTCGATCACAGTGCCGAAGGCGACGTGCCGGGGCTGGGCATCCTCCGCGGCGAGGTGCTGCGTTTTCCCGACGAGCGCATGGTCGCCGCCGACGGTGCGCGCCTGAAGGTGCCGCACATGGGCTGGAACGAGGTCTGGCGGAGCGCGCCGCATGCGCTGTGGGAAGGCATCGCCGACGGCGAGCGTTTCTATTTCGTGCATAGCTACTACGTCGAGCCGGCGGACTCTGCCGATGCGGCCGCGCATACCGACTATGGCGTGCGCTTTACCAGTGCGGTAGCGCGGGCTAATATCTTCGCGGTCCAGTTCCATCCCGAGAAAAGCGCCTCAGCCGGTCTGCGCCTGCTCGCGAATTTCGTCCAGTGGGCGCCCTGA
- the hisA gene encoding 1-(5-phosphoribosyl)-5-[(5-phosphoribosylamino)methylideneamino]imidazole-4-carboxamide isomerase, producing MLLIPAIDLKDGHCVRLKQGEMDAATVFSEDPGAMARHWLDAGARRLHLVDLNGAFAGKPKNGAAIRAITDEVGDDVPVQLGGGIRDLDTIEHYLDNGITYMIIGTAAVKNPGFLHDACSAFPGHIIVGLDAKDGKVAVDGWSKLTGHDVVDLAKKFEDYGVESVIYTDIGRDGMLSGVNIEATVRLARALRIPVIASGGITDLRDIDALCAVEEEGIMGAITGRAIYEGTLDFAAAQARADELNGVTE from the coding sequence ATGTTGCTGATCCCCGCCATCGACCTCAAGGACGGTCATTGTGTGCGCCTGAAACAGGGCGAAATGGATGCCGCCACGGTGTTCTCGGAAGATCCCGGCGCGATGGCCCGGCACTGGCTCGATGCCGGCGCCCGCCGGCTGCATCTGGTGGACCTGAACGGCGCTTTCGCCGGCAAGCCGAAGAACGGCGCGGCGATCCGGGCGATCACCGACGAGGTCGGCGATGACGTGCCGGTCCAGCTCGGCGGCGGCATCCGGGATCTCGACACCATCGAGCACTACCTCGACAACGGCATCACCTACATGATCATCGGCACCGCGGCGGTGAAGAACCCGGGCTTCCTGCACGATGCGTGCAGCGCCTTTCCCGGCCACATCATCGTCGGGCTCGATGCCAAGGACGGCAAGGTGGCGGTCGATGGCTGGTCCAAGCTCACCGGACACGACGTGGTCGATCTGGCGAAGAAGTTCGAGGACTATGGCGTGGAGTCGGTCATCTACACCGACATCGGCCGCGACGGCATGCTGTCGGGCGTCAATATCGAGGCGACCGTGCGGCTGGCGCGCGCATTGCGCATCCCCGTCATCGCCAGCGGCGGCATCACCGACCTGCGCGACATCGATGCGCTGTGCGCGGTCGAGGAAGAGGGCATCATGGGTGCAATCACCGGCCGCGCGATCTACGAGGGCACGCTGGATTTCGCCGCCGCGCAGGCGCGGGCCGACGAACTGAACGGTGTCACCGAATGA
- the hisF gene encoding imidazole glycerol phosphate synthase subunit HisF has translation MLAKRIIPCLDVNAGRVVKGVNFVELRDAGDPVEIARRYDEQGADEITFLDITASSDARDIILHVVEKVAEQVFIPLTVGGGVRSVDDVRRLLNAGADKVSMNTAAVNNPQLVHDAASKVGSQCIVVAIDAKQTGPGKWEVFTHGGRNNTGLDAIDWARRVEALGAGEILLTSMDRDGTKIGFDLGLTRAVSDAVRIPVIASGGVGTLEHLADGVTEGRADAVLAASIFHFGQHTVREAKELMRARGIEVRL, from the coding sequence ATGCTCGCCAAACGCATCATCCCCTGCCTGGACGTCAATGCCGGGCGCGTCGTGAAGGGCGTCAATTTCGTCGAACTGCGCGATGCCGGCGATCCGGTGGAAATCGCCCGCCGCTACGACGAGCAGGGTGCGGACGAGATCACCTTCCTCGACATCACCGCCAGTTCCGACGCGCGCGACATCATCCTGCACGTGGTCGAGAAGGTCGCCGAGCAGGTCTTCATTCCGCTGACCGTCGGCGGCGGCGTACGCAGCGTGGACGACGTGCGCCGGCTGCTCAACGCCGGGGCGGACAAGGTCAGCATGAACACCGCCGCGGTCAACAATCCTCAACTCGTGCATGACGCGGCGAGCAAGGTCGGCAGCCAGTGCATCGTCGTCGCGATCGACGCCAAGCAGACCGGGCCGGGCAAGTGGGAGGTCTTCACCCACGGCGGCCGCAACAATACCGGCCTCGACGCGATCGACTGGGCGCGCCGCGTGGAGGCGCTCGGAGCGGGCGAGATCCTGCTCACCAGCATGGATCGCGACGGCACCAAGATCGGCTTCGACCTAGGGCTCACCCGCGCCGTCTCCGACGCGGTGCGCATCCCCGTCATCGCCAGCGGCGGCGTCGGCACGCTGGAGCATCTTGCCGACGGCGTCACCGAAGGGCGCGCCGACGCGGTGCTGGCGGCGAGCATCTTCCATTTCGGACAGCACACAGTGCGCGAGGCCAAGGAGCTGATGCGCGCGCGGGGCATCGAGGTGCGGTTGTGA
- the hisI gene encoding phosphoribosyl-AMP cyclohydrolase, whose translation MSVGTKWLNEVKWDAQGLVPVIAQEASSGDVLMFAWMNREALQRTAETGEAIYWSRSRRKLWHKGEESGHVQRVLDIRIDCDNDVVLLKIEQVGGIACHTGRHSCFFQKYFADGRWEAVEPVLKDPQDIYK comes from the coding sequence GTGAGTGTCGGCACGAAGTGGCTCAACGAGGTCAAATGGGACGCCCAGGGCCTGGTGCCGGTGATCGCCCAGGAAGCGTCGTCCGGCGACGTGCTGATGTTCGCCTGGATGAACCGCGAGGCGCTGCAGCGCACTGCGGAAACCGGCGAAGCCATCTACTGGTCACGTTCGCGGCGCAAACTGTGGCACAAGGGCGAGGAATCCGGCCACGTCCAGAGGGTGCTCGACATCCGCATCGACTGCGACAACGACGTGGTGCTGCTGAAGATCGAGCAGGTGGGGGGCATCGCATGCCACACCGGGCGTCATAGCTGCTTCTTCCAGAAGTACTTCGCCGATGGCCGCTGGGAGGCCGTCGAACCGGTTTTGAAAGACCCGCAGGACATCTACAAATGA